In Neisseria brasiliensis, the following proteins share a genomic window:
- a CDS encoding alpha/beta hydrolase, with protein MCIFTAAAGKWGDKDFAAFQAKTGVHRLIKALLNEGYAVASVNYRLSGEAHFPAQTQDINQAIDYLSRHAKQYGFNTKRIAVIGDSAGAHLAQLAAAAHGRDKIRALVSFYGVSDLRNMKMEHMAKNCSNNKATPSENTREGVLVGEAVDSAAFNRATDAASPIHQVHANMPPALLFHGDRDCAVPHTQSLKMHLALQSVNVPSEWVLIEGLGHMAPEFHNDANNRRVLNFLKQHL; from the coding sequence TTGTGTATATTCACGGCGGCGGCTGGAAAGTGGGGGGATAAAGATTTTGCCGCCTTCCAAGCCAAAACCGGTGTGCATCGTTTGATTAAAGCCTTGCTCAACGAAGGCTATGCCGTGGCGTCGGTCAATTACCGTTTAAGCGGTGAAGCACATTTCCCAGCGCAAACGCAAGATATTAACCAAGCCATAGATTATTTAAGCCGCCACGCCAAACAATACGGCTTTAACACCAAGCGCATTGCAGTGATAGGCGATTCCGCAGGCGCACATTTGGCGCAGCTTGCCGCCGCTGCGCATGGCCGTGACAAAATCCGCGCATTGGTTAGCTTTTACGGCGTATCCGATTTGCGCAATATGAAAATGGAACACATGGCCAAAAATTGTAGTAACAACAAAGCCACGCCGTCTGAAAACACGCGTGAAGGCGTATTGGTCGGTGAAGCGGTTGACAGCGCCGCTTTCAATCGCGCGACCGATGCCGCCAGCCCGATTCATCAAGTGCATGCAAATATGCCGCCGGCGCTGTTGTTCCACGGCGACAGAGATTGCGCCGTGCCTCACACCCAGTCGCTGAAAATGCATTTGGCCTTGCAAAGCGTGAATGTTCCAAGCGAATGGGTGTTGATTGAAGGTTTAGGCCACATGGCACCGGAATTTCATAACGATGCCAACAACCGCCGCGTTTTAAATTTCCTCAAGCAGCATTTGTGA